The genomic segment GCGGCCCAGCGGCGTCCCCTGTGGGGGCTGTTGGGGATCGGCGGCGACGATCTGGAGCCGGTGGGGGTGGACTTCGCGGCGGACTCGCCGTCGTTCCTCATCAGCGGTCCTCCCGGCGCGGGCCGTTCCACCGCGCTGGCCAGTCTCGCGGTCTCGCTGCTGGCCGGCGGGACCCGGGTGGTGGCGATCACCCCGCGCGAGTCGCCGCTGCGCGGGCTGCGCAGGCACCCGCAGGCCGTCGTGCTGGAGTCGCCCGACCCGATGGCCGACGAGGTCCGCGAGGCGCTGGAGTCCGGGACCGGGCCCGCGGTCGTGCTGGTGGACGACGCGGACCTGCTCGCCCAGATGCCGGCCGCCGACTCGGTGCTCCGCGACATCGCGGCCACCGGACGCGACCGCGGCTACGGGCTGGCGGTGGCCGCCACCGCGGAGACCCTCACCTCGGCGGGCATCGGCTGGCTGGGCCAGGTACGACGGGTGCGCAAGGGCGTCCTGCTGTCCCCGCAGTCCCCGGCCGAGGGCGACCTGCTGGGCATCCGCGTCCCGTACGACCTGCTGCGCGGCCGGCCGACACCCGGTCGCGGGCTGACCGTCGACCCGGTGTCGGGTCTGCTGGTGTCGGTGCTCGTCCCGGAGACGGTGCTGCGGGCGGACGACGTCTGACCCGTCGTCCGGCTCGTCGCGGGAAACGCGCGCGCCCGCGGCCACCGGAAGAGGTGGCCGCGGGCGCGGCAGTCGCTGTCAGGCCTGGTTGGTGCTCGCGGCGATGTCGGCGTCCATCTTCTCGACGGACTCCTTGATCTTGGTGAACTGCATCGCGAAGCTGTTGATGCTCTCCACGGCCTGCTGCAGCGAGGCGGTCAGCTTTTCGTAGGCGGCCTTCATCGCGGGGCTGCTCTGCTGCATGAAAAGGCCGTTGTCCAGCAGCCCTTCGACGGAGGTCTTCGTCGACAGCAGGTGCGGGTTGATGTCGTTGACCGCCTGGTTCATCACGCCTGAGACGCGCAGGATCTCGGTGTAATCAAGGTTGATGTTGCCTGCGGGCATGGTGCGCTCCCTTGGTTGTGGGGTGACCGTGGTGCCGTTGCCGGCTCACGGGTCGGGCCGGTTCCGGCCCTGGGTGCTAGTCGTCGTCGGACGTCGTCCAGCCACTGTCGTGATCCGCGCTGTCGCTCTTCCACTCCTCGGTCCGGCCGTCGGTCACCACCGTCTTGGTGCCGCTGCCGTCCTCCTTGACCTCGACGGTCGTGACGACCTCGTGGCCGTTGAGGTCCACCGAGGAGTGCGTAGTGCCCTTCACGGTCTCCTGGTTGCCGTCCTTGTCGGGGCCGACGGTGGTGTAGGTGGTGTCCGAGTCACGGTGACCGGTGGTCGTGTCGTAGACCGACGTGGTCGTGCCCGTGGTCGTGCTCTCCTTGCCGTCGGGATCCTTGGTGGTGCTGGTGAAGTGGTCGTTGGTGTTCTTGGTGTTCCCCGACTCGGTGGTCTGGCTGTTGCCGGTCGTGGACGTGACGTTGCCGTAGACATCGGTGGCGGACGAGTCGTACGTGCCGTCGGCGTGGTAGTTCGTGGTGTCCGTACTGGTCAGGCCGGTGTTCGTGTGCTGCGTCGTGGTGATCTTCGTCGGCTTGCCGTCGGGGCCGTACTCGTACGTGGTCGTGGTGGTGTTGCCGTGTCCGTCGTCGGTGGTCCAGGTGCCGGGCCGGTCCGCGGGCGGCTTGGGCGCGTGCGGGTCGTTGGGGTCGGCGTTGCCGGCCGCGACCGCCGCCTGCCAGTCGTCCCAGATCTTCTTCTGGGTCGTGTACAGGTCCGCGGCGAGGGAGGCTTCCTGCTTGCTCGCCTCGCCGGCCAGCCGGAAGTCCCAGTCCGCCCAGCCGCGCGCCACCCCGTCGTAGAGGTTGCCGAGCTTCTCCAGCTTCTCCTCGGAGCGCTTGAAGGAGCTCTTCCACACGGAGTAGTAGGCGCGGATGGCCGTGGAGACCGAGGCCGCCCCGGTCTCGTTGACGGTGTAGTCCTGCTTGCCCTCGCGCGCCGCCTGGACCTGCCCCTTGAGGGTGCGGGCCTTCTGGGCGACCTGGTTGAGCAGTTCGTAGTCGACCGCGATGTCGGGCACAGTCACTCCCGGGGGACGGAGTCGGGGACGGGACGCGTACGTAAGATCAAACGCACCCGGGACCCGAACGGTTCAGTGATCCGGATTACACCCGTCTTCGCGGCCTGTGACGTCGTTCACAGAGTGAACCGATCAGTCGCGCTCTGCGTAGACATGATGTCCGGGCCGTGCGGAGCCCGGCTCTTGCCTACGGCCGGTCGCCGCCAGGGGGTGCTTGAACGTGGGAACGCGTCCAGGGGACTGGAGTGCGCTCGGCCTGGACGGCGATCCCACCCCGGGAGACCCCGCCACCCTCATCGTCGTCGCCGACGCGATGCGCGATCTCGCCACCTCGGCCGGGACCATCAATACCGGCCTGAAGGAACTGCAGGTCACCGCGGGCGACGGCCAGCGCTTCATCGGCAAGACCGCCGACGCGCTGCGCGACAAGGTCGACGACCACCTGTTCAAGTTCGTCGGGCGGGTGGAGGAGTCCTTCCACACGGCGGAGACCGCGCTGCGCACCTACAGCACCGTCGTCACCAACGCCCAGGCCGAGGCGGACCAGGCGCTGTCCGCGGCGCAGGGGCTGCCGCAGGACGACGCGCAGCTGCCCGGCCTCAAGCAGCGTGCCAGCGACGCCCAGGGCGACGTGTCCACCGCGGCGAAGGAACTGCGCAAGCAGCTGCACACGGCCGGCGAGCTGATGGTCCAACCGGTCAGCGACTGCGACCTGTTCTGGGAAGTCTTCCAGTGGCTGACGATCATCCTGTCCGTGCTCGCGGTCTTCACCGGCGGCATCCTCGCCGTCATCGCCTGGGGCATGAACGCCGTCCTGCTGATCAAGACGATCGTCGCCTTCAGCCAGGGCAAGGCCAGCGGCCTGGAGCTCGGCCTGGCCTTCCTCGGGGTGCTCTTCCCGACGACCAAGGGCATCAACGTCGGCGCGCTGCTCAAGGGGCTCGGCAACAGCCTCAAGGGCGGCATCAACGGGCTGACGATGGCGGGGAAGAACATCTGGTCGCAGATCGGCCACTTCTCCACGCTCACCGGTCTGCCGAAGTTCGTCATCGCGCCCATGGTGATCGGCGCCCACCTCGGCCCGGCCCTCAAGATCGACCTGGCCGGTCTGCTGCGCGGCATCGGCAACGGGGCCAAGGGCGGCTGGAACACAATGGTCACCGCCATCCACAGCGACTGGGCCAAGTTCACCGGAAACGTCGTCGGCGACTGGGCGAAGGCCGGAACGTACGGGCTGGTCAACATCCAGCGGATGGGACGGTTCGGGATCGCCGCCCTGGTGCCGCTCAACGCCACCGAGATCGGCGTCCTCGGCTTCGGTGGCGCGGCCCGGCTCGCGTTCGGCGAACGCGTCCTGGGCATTCCCCACCCCGAGCTGCACGAACTGCTCGTCAACGCGGGCCGCACGGACGCCGCGCTGCACTTCGGCTCGCCGCTGGCGGGCGGCGGCCACGGCACGATGGTGCCGTCCCCGATGGTGTCGCCGGGCGGACTGCACTTCTCGCCGGGGACGTTCAGCCCCAACTCCTCGCTGGGCGCGCTCTTCCGGCCGGGCACGGGATTCGGCTCGGCCGGCACCACCAACCTCGTCCACCTCGCGCTGGGCTCGATGCCCACCGTCAACCTCGGCCACCTCGGGATCGGTTCGATCGGCACCATCCGCGGTGCCGGGCTCGACGGCCTGCACGCGCCGGGGGCCTCCCTCAGCGTGCCCACCGCCGTGAACCCCGGTTCGGGCGCGCTCAGCATCGGCGGTCCGCACGGCATCGGCGCCCCCTCGGTGGTCGGGCACGCCGGTGGTGCGCCCGGCCTGCACGTCACCGGTCTCGGGGCGCCGCATCCGGGCGGTCTGAGCGTCGGCGGGGCGTCCCTGGTCACCCCGCCGCTGCCGCACGGCATGACGACACTGCCGGGCGGTCTGAGCGTGCCGCTCACCCACGGCGCCGGCATCTCCGCCGGGTCGCAGCTCGTCCACAACGCGGACCTCGCGGCCGGCCACGTACGGCTGGACAGCAATCTGCTGCTGCCCGGCCACACCGCCATCGACCTGCTGCGCGACGCGCACGGCTCGTCCCCGATGGTGCACGTGGACCAGGCGGTCTCCGGGGTGCACCCGGGAACGACGAGCGTGCCGCACACCGTCGGCATGGGCGAGGGCGTCACCATGGCCCGCGGCGCCGTCGGCCACGCCGAGGCGCTGAACGACCTGACCTTCCCCGAACTGCGCGCCCTCGCCTCGGGGGACGTCGCCGTGACCGGCATCCGGGCCGACGGCATCACCCTGCGCATCGGGGACTCCGCGCCGAAGACGATCGACGCGCACGCGGTGGCCAACACGGCGCCGGTCCCGCCGGCGCCCGTCGCCCATGTGACGACCGGTTCCGTGCCGGGCGTGCCGCCGGCCGGGGTCCACGGCGTCCAGGGCGAGCACGCGCTCACGGTGCCGACGCAGCCGGGCGTCCGGACGACGCCCACCGGTCTGCTGGACCGCCCGGCGCCGTCCGTCACGACCGGGGCCGCGGTGCACCCCGCCCCCGCGCCGCGCGTGCTCAACACCCCTGGGCCGCTCCCGAAACCCACCCTGTCCACGCACGACCTGGCGATGAGCCTGCTACGTGGTGACGACGAGCTCCGTGCGCCCGCTCCCACCGGGCTCAGCGCCCACACCGGCGCCCCGGCCGGTGTCTCCGCCAAGCCGGGACTGGACGCCGCGGGCGCCGGCCACCCGGGCTCCGAGAAGGGCGCGCTCGACCTGGTCGCCCGGCCCGGTACCCCGGTCAAGGCCGACGGGGTGCCGGTGCCCGGCAGCTCCCTGCACGTGGCGGCGGCCGAGGTCCCGGTGCCGCACCTTCCCGTGCGCGCGGACAAGGGCAAGGGCATAGCGGTCGATCAGCCCGCAGTGGTGACCCCGCTGCCGCCCGGCGGGCGGGGCGGCCGTGCCGCGGAGCTGGTGATGAACCAGCGGATCCACGCCGCCCGGCAGATCGTCATCGGCGGCTCCAGCGGCTCCGAGGCCGTCGCGAAGCTCAACGCCTGGGCCAGGTACGAGCGGTCCACGACGCAGCTGGGCAAGGCCGAGCAACAGCTCGACCACGTGACCCCGCCGCCCGGCCAGGGCGCCTCCACCGGGCCCACCGCGGCCTACCGGACGGCGCTGGCCGACGTCGAGCGGACCGGAGCGGCCGTCGACAAGGCCGAGGACACCCTGATCGCGCTCGGCATCGACGCCCGTGCCACCCGCATGGAGATCCGCTCCGTCACCGGCAAGATCTTCACCGACCGCGGCGGCCTGCTCGGCGGCGCCCCCTCGACCCGCCCCCGCGCGCCGCGCCCCGGCGCCGCCGACCTGAACACACCGTCACCGGCCGCCTCGCACACCGCCGCCGACGACGCGATGGACATCGACGTGCCCGCCACGGGAACGCATGTTCCCGGCCAGACCGCCGGTGGGCCGGTGCCGCACACCGTGCCGCACCCGCCCGGCCACGACGTCACGATGACCCCGCCGACCCGCCACGGCGACGACGCCATGCGGGTCGACACGCCCGCCCCCACCGGCGGCGTCCACACCTGGACCCCGCCGACCCCGCCGGCGGGCGTCACGGCCTCTCCGCACACCGCGGTCAACGACGCCTTCGCGCACTTGGGCGCGCGCACCGCCCGGCCGATGACCGCCGACCGCTACACGGCCCTGGTGCACGGGAGCGTCGAGGACTCCCGGCCCATCGCGTACGTGGTGAACGCGATCGTCAACTACCGGGAACTGGGCGGCCTGCAGTCGTTCCTGGACTCGGTCACGCACAACCTGACCGGCTTCGACGGCCGGGTCGCCGTCGTCATCGGCGTCAACGGCCAGGATGTCGCCGCGATCCGCGGCGCCATAGACAGCGCGCTCGGCGGGGCGTCGTTCCCGCACCCGCTCGCCCTGGTCGCCACCCCGATGCCCGCCGCCGCCAAGTTCGCGTACGGCACGGCCCGCAACGCCACCATGACCAGTGCCGCCAGCACCCATCTGGCGGAGACGATGATCAAACAGGGCAACCATCCCTACTTCTCCATCATGGACTTCGACGCCCACCCGCACACGGTGCCCGGCGGCGAGCACGTCTTCCGGCACTTCGACGAGGCCCTCGGCGCGCATGGTTCGCCCGACTTCCCGCCGCTGCGGCCACTGATGATGTCGGGCGGCTACCGGATGCCCGACATGGCCGTGGCCGGCGTCTCGGAGGACCTGATCAAGGTCACCAACGAGCGGCTCGCCGGGGACGCGGCGAAGGCGCCGAAGCCGGTGAAGGCGGCTGCCGCCGGGGCCGTGAAGAGGCCGCGGGTTGTCAAGGTCAAGGGCGATGTCGGCGAGGACTTCCTGCCCACCCTCGATGCCCGGATCCGCCTGGACATGCGGATCCGCGACCGGCTGGCGGGCATGCACCCGCAGCTGCCCTACTCCCCGGAGCCCAACCTCTTCGTCGACGCGTCCGCCGTCCTGCTGAACCGCCCCGGCCTGCCGCCGGTGCGGTTCGGCAACGGGGGCGCCGAGTTCCAGACCCTCAGCGAGCGGCTCAACCTGCTCAACGCCTGGGAGCTGGACCGGAACCTGCCGCTGCCGGCCTTCGGAGGCCTCCACCACACCCAGCTGCCGGAGATCCTGAGCCGGATCGACGATGCCTTCCGGACGGATCGCCCACCGCTGAACCAGGTGGAGATCAACCACGCACAAGGAGTCCTCAACGACCTGGCGAACGCCGTGCGGAACGGGGACCCGCTGGTCGGTGGGCTCAGGGCCGACCGGGCACCGGTGGTCCTGCACGGCCTCGCCGAAGCGCTGGGCCAGGGCGCCCATCTGCCGGGTGTGCCGGCCGCCATGGCCCGTGAGGCGCGGCAGATCCTGTGGCACACCAAGGAAGCCCTCGACGCGCGGCTGACCCTGCGCGAGCTCAACGCGGCCAACCACGTCCTGCCGGAACGCGGAACCGCGTTCCTCACCGACTTCCAGGGCGCCGCGATCCCCACCGACGTGTCCCGCCTGCTCAAGGACCTGTGGAAGGACGGCACCCTCCCGCAGGACCACGCGCACATCAAGAAGCCGCTGGACCGGCTCTTCAACACCGACGCGTCGGGCGGCAACGCGCAGGCGGGCCGCAGCGGGCTCGAACTCGCCCCGCACCGCGACAGCTGGATCGCGAAGGACTACGCGAAGCTGCCGCCGGACCTCAACAACGGCAATCCGTTCGACCCGTTGTGGCCGGTCCACCACGGCGCGGGCGACCTGCCGCGCACCGGAACCGCCGCGGACCTCTCCCGCGACCTCGACCCCAGGCTGGGCACCCCGGGAACGCACCCGGTGGGCACCGCGGTCTCCACCCCGCTGCCCGGCGGGGGCGCGTCGGTGTTCGCCGGGATCAACCCCGCCGAGCTGCGGCTGGTCTCGCACGGCCTCGCGCTCAGCGCGGACACCACGCACTTCCTGCGCCACCTGCGGTACTTCGCCGCCGAGCACCTGCCGACCCGGGCCATCGACCTGTCGCCCGGCTCACTCTTCGCGGCGCTCGACCGCGCCGCCGTCTCGGCGGGCGACCTGGACCCGGCCCGGATGCTGCAACGGGTCTTCGACCGGATCGACAGTGTCGGCGGGGTGACCGCGGCGACCGCGCAGAAGCGGCTCAAGCTGTTCACGGACGGGCTGAACGCCCACAACATCGGCGTCGAGGACTTCTTCGTACGGCTCGTCCAGGGACGGATCCACCCGCCCACGGACACCCTGCAGGGCCTGCGCGGGGCCGATATGGGCGCGCACTTCGCCATGGACCAGGGCAGTCTGCACGTACTCAGCTTCTACGCGCACGCCGTGGGCCGGGACATCCGGGTGACGGGCGGCGACGGTGTGCCCCATCTGATCAACGGCCCCACCGGCGGCAAGCGCGCCCGCGACTTCCTGGAGATCACCTGGCACGACAGCCCCGGGAACGGCGGCTGGCACGCGCGGCTGTCCGACGGCTCGGACGCACCGGTGCCGCCCGTTGAGCGCGGCGGCCCGCCGCCGGGTGCCGACGGACGCGGGCCCACCAAGCGACCCCGCACCGACGCGCCCGGCGGCGGGACACCGCACGGCCCCGGCCGGCCGGACCACGGAACCCCTCCGACGGACCCCGGCACGACGGTCAAGGGAAAGGGCAAGGCAGCGACCACCGCCTCGTCCTCCACCCGGGGCTTCGGGCCGGGCGGATCCGTTCCCGCCGCTCCCCAGGTCACCCGCGTCGAGGCCGAGACCGCCGCCTGGGACGCCTACACCGAGGCCAACGGCGAACTCAACCGGGCGCAGCGGGCGTTGCAGGCGCTGGAGCCCGGGCCCGGGAACACCGGCGCGAGCGGTTCGCGCGGCTCCTCCAGCGGGTCGCACGCCTACCACCAGGCGATGGACCTGGTGCGCCGGGCGAACGCGGCCCTGAACCGGGCCGAGGCGGAACTCGGCAGACTGGGTATCGACCTGCAGGCCGCCATGCACAATCTCACCATCAACCCCGGCCGCCACCGCCCGCCACCGCCCTCCGGAGACGCCCCGTGACCCCGCCCCCCGCCCCACCGGCGATCCACTACGTCGCCGATCCGGAACAGCGGCCGGCGGCGCATCCGACGATCGCCGCGGCCCTGGACGCGGCGGCGGACGGCGACGAGATCCGGATCGCCCCCGGCGGGTACACCGAGGCACTGCGCGTCGAACGGAGCGTCTCGCTGCTGGCCTGGACGGCTGACGGGCAGCACCCGTCCGGCCACCACGACCTGGTGACCGTCACCGCCCCCGACGAGGACCGGCCCGGCCTCGAAGTCGCCGCCGGCACCACAGTGGTGCTGCGCGGGCTGACGGTCCGCGGCGGCGCGGCGAACCGTCCCGCCGTGCGGCTCGCCGGCGGCAGCACCACATGGTCCGGCGGCGGCATCACCCGCGGCCGGCTGGAAGTCCTGGGTGACGCGGCGGCCCGGCTGAGTGACACGACGTTCACCGGAGCCACCCTCACCGGCGCCCTGCTGCGCACCACCGGCACCGTGCACCTGACCGACTGCGTGCTGGCCGACACCGACGGCACCGGACTGGTGGCCGGCGGCTCCACCCACCTCGAACTGGAACGCACGACGGTACGAGGAGCGTCGGGCTCGGCGCTGCGCATCCGCGAGAGTGCCCGGGTCCTCCTGCGCGACAGCCGGATCGACCGCGCGGGCCGCAGCGGTCTGCTCGTCGAGGACCAGGGCTCCGCGCTCCTGACGGACTGCCGGATCCGGGACTGCGGCGCCGAGGCGGTGCGCGTCCTGGGCAGTTCGCCCGCCCCCGCGGACCCCGCCGGGGCCGACGACCGGACGGTCCGCGCCGACGACGGCGTACGCCTGCACGGCTGCGAACTGACGGACTCCGGCACCGACACGGTGAGCGTCACCGGCCAGGGCCATGTGCTGCTCACCGCGTGCGTGCTGCGCGACAGCGGCGGTTCGGGCGTGAGCGCCGGGGACGACTCCCGGGTGTGGCTCGCCGACACGCGGATCGCCCGCACGTCCGCCGCCGCGCTCCGGGTGCACGGCTCCGCCCGGCTGACCGCCGGGCAGAGCACCGTACGGGACTCGGCCGCCAACGGCCTGCTCGCCGCGGACGACGCGACGGTACGGCTGGAGGACTGCGAGGTGGGCGAGTGCCGGTTCAGTCCTGTGCACATCGGAGGGCGGGCCACCGTCGTGCTCACGAGGCTGCGGGCGTCCGGTTCCCCGGAGCACGGTGTGCACGTGGTCGGCGAGGCGACCGTGGAGATGACGGACGGGTCGATCGCCCAGTGCGGGATGTCCGGTCTCGACGTCGCCGGTGAGTCGCGTGCGGAGGTACGCGGACTGAGCGTGCTGCGCTGCCGGAACGGCATCACGTCCGCGTCCCGGGGCCCGGTGCGGCTGCTCGACTGCGAGGTTACCGACGGGGAGCGGGCCGCCGTCGTGCTGGGGCCCGGCGACATCGAGCTGACGGGCGGGCGGCTGCTGCGGCCGGGCACCGCCGGGCTCGTCGTCGAGGCGGGCGCGCGGCCACGGGTGACGGATCTGGAGGTCCGGGAGGCGGCCGGCTCCGGTGTGGTGGTGGCCGGGGACGCCGAGCCGCGGCTGAGCGGGGTCCGCATCGTCCGGCCCGGCAAGAACGGCCTCATCGTCGAGGCCGGGGGAGCGGGACTGTTCGAGGACTGCGACATCGCAGGACCCGGGTTTCCCGCGGTGCACCTCGGCGCCGGGGCTACCCCCGTGCTGCGGCGGATCCGGGTCCATGACGCGGGCGAGGACCTGAGCGCCGACCCCGGCGCCGATCCCGTGGTGGAGGACTGTGTCTCGGTCCGGGTGAAGTCCCCCCTCTGGCCCGCCGCCTCGCTTCCGGGCGTGATGGCGTCCGGACCGTCGGGAGCACCGGAGGTGAAGGGCTCGGGGGAGGGCTCGGGGGAGAGCGAGCCGGCCGCGGAGACCGAGGAGAGCCTGGACAGCCTGCTGGGTGAACTCGACGAACTCATCGGACTGGCCCGCGTCAAACAGGACGTCGCGTCGCTGGTCAAACTGATGCGGATGGTGCAGCGCCGCAGTGCGGCGGGACTCGCGGCGCCCCCGCTGAGCCGGCACCTGGTCTTCGCGGGGAACCCGGGGACCGGCAAGACCACCGTGGCCCGGCTGTACGGCCGGATCCTGGCCGCGGTCGGGCTGCTGGAGCGCGGCCACCTCGTCGAGGCCGACCGGTCGGCGCTGGTCGGCGAGTACGTCGGCCACACCGGGCCGAAGACGCAGCGGGTGTTCCAGGAGGCGATGGGCGGTGTGCTGTTCATCGACGAGGCGTATTCGCTGGCCCCGGTCGGCGGCAGCGCGGGCAACGACTTCGCCCAGGAAGCCGTCGCGACCCTGGTCAAGCTCATGGAGGACCACCGGG from the Streptomyces sp. RKAG293 genome contains:
- a CDS encoding putative T7SS-secreted protein; this translates as MGTRPGDWSALGLDGDPTPGDPATLIVVADAMRDLATSAGTINTGLKELQVTAGDGQRFIGKTADALRDKVDDHLFKFVGRVEESFHTAETALRTYSTVVTNAQAEADQALSAAQGLPQDDAQLPGLKQRASDAQGDVSTAAKELRKQLHTAGELMVQPVSDCDLFWEVFQWLTIILSVLAVFTGGILAVIAWGMNAVLLIKTIVAFSQGKASGLELGLAFLGVLFPTTKGINVGALLKGLGNSLKGGINGLTMAGKNIWSQIGHFSTLTGLPKFVIAPMVIGAHLGPALKIDLAGLLRGIGNGAKGGWNTMVTAIHSDWAKFTGNVVGDWAKAGTYGLVNIQRMGRFGIAALVPLNATEIGVLGFGGAARLAFGERVLGIPHPELHELLVNAGRTDAALHFGSPLAGGGHGTMVPSPMVSPGGLHFSPGTFSPNSSLGALFRPGTGFGSAGTTNLVHLALGSMPTVNLGHLGIGSIGTIRGAGLDGLHAPGASLSVPTAVNPGSGALSIGGPHGIGAPSVVGHAGGAPGLHVTGLGAPHPGGLSVGGASLVTPPLPHGMTTLPGGLSVPLTHGAGISAGSQLVHNADLAAGHVRLDSNLLLPGHTAIDLLRDAHGSSPMVHVDQAVSGVHPGTTSVPHTVGMGEGVTMARGAVGHAEALNDLTFPELRALASGDVAVTGIRADGITLRIGDSAPKTIDAHAVANTAPVPPAPVAHVTTGSVPGVPPAGVHGVQGEHALTVPTQPGVRTTPTGLLDRPAPSVTTGAAVHPAPAPRVLNTPGPLPKPTLSTHDLAMSLLRGDDELRAPAPTGLSAHTGAPAGVSAKPGLDAAGAGHPGSEKGALDLVARPGTPVKADGVPVPGSSLHVAAAEVPVPHLPVRADKGKGIAVDQPAVVTPLPPGGRGGRAAELVMNQRIHAARQIVIGGSSGSEAVAKLNAWARYERSTTQLGKAEQQLDHVTPPPGQGASTGPTAAYRTALADVERTGAAVDKAEDTLIALGIDARATRMEIRSVTGKIFTDRGGLLGGAPSTRPRAPRPGAADLNTPSPAASHTAADDAMDIDVPATGTHVPGQTAGGPVPHTVPHPPGHDVTMTPPTRHGDDAMRVDTPAPTGGVHTWTPPTPPAGVTASPHTAVNDAFAHLGARTARPMTADRYTALVHGSVEDSRPIAYVVNAIVNYRELGGLQSFLDSVTHNLTGFDGRVAVVIGVNGQDVAAIRGAIDSALGGASFPHPLALVATPMPAAAKFAYGTARNATMTSAASTHLAETMIKQGNHPYFSIMDFDAHPHTVPGGEHVFRHFDEALGAHGSPDFPPLRPLMMSGGYRMPDMAVAGVSEDLIKVTNERLAGDAAKAPKPVKAAAAGAVKRPRVVKVKGDVGEDFLPTLDARIRLDMRIRDRLAGMHPQLPYSPEPNLFVDASAVLLNRPGLPPVRFGNGGAEFQTLSERLNLLNAWELDRNLPLPAFGGLHHTQLPEILSRIDDAFRTDRPPLNQVEINHAQGVLNDLANAVRNGDPLVGGLRADRAPVVLHGLAEALGQGAHLPGVPAAMAREARQILWHTKEALDARLTLRELNAANHVLPERGTAFLTDFQGAAIPTDVSRLLKDLWKDGTLPQDHAHIKKPLDRLFNTDASGGNAQAGRSGLELAPHRDSWIAKDYAKLPPDLNNGNPFDPLWPVHHGAGDLPRTGTAADLSRDLDPRLGTPGTHPVGTAVSTPLPGGGASVFAGINPAELRLVSHGLALSADTTHFLRHLRYFAAEHLPTRAIDLSPGSLFAALDRAAVSAGDLDPARMLQRVFDRIDSVGGVTAATAQKRLKLFTDGLNAHNIGVEDFFVRLVQGRIHPPTDTLQGLRGADMGAHFAMDQGSLHVLSFYAHAVGRDIRVTGGDGVPHLINGPTGGKRARDFLEITWHDSPGNGGWHARLSDGSDAPVPPVERGGPPPGADGRGPTKRPRTDAPGGGTPHGPGRPDHGTPPTDPGTTVKGKGKAATTASSSTRGFGPGGSVPAAPQVTRVEAETAAWDAYTEANGELNRAQRALQALEPGPGNTGASGSRGSSSGSHAYHQAMDLVRRANAALNRAEAELGRLGIDLQAAMHNLTINPGRHRPPPPSGDAP
- a CDS encoding right-handed parallel beta-helix repeat-containing protein; this translates as MTPPPAPPAIHYVADPEQRPAAHPTIAAALDAAADGDEIRIAPGGYTEALRVERSVSLLAWTADGQHPSGHHDLVTVTAPDEDRPGLEVAAGTTVVLRGLTVRGGAANRPAVRLAGGSTTWSGGGITRGRLEVLGDAAARLSDTTFTGATLTGALLRTTGTVHLTDCVLADTDGTGLVAGGSTHLELERTTVRGASGSALRIRESARVLLRDSRIDRAGRSGLLVEDQGSALLTDCRIRDCGAEAVRVLGSSPAPADPAGADDRTVRADDGVRLHGCELTDSGTDTVSVTGQGHVLLTACVLRDSGGSGVSAGDDSRVWLADTRIARTSAAALRVHGSARLTAGQSTVRDSAANGLLAADDATVRLEDCEVGECRFSPVHIGGRATVVLTRLRASGSPEHGVHVVGEATVEMTDGSIAQCGMSGLDVAGESRAEVRGLSVLRCRNGITSASRGPVRLLDCEVTDGERAAVVLGPGDIELTGGRLLRPGTAGLVVEAGARPRVTDLEVREAAGSGVVVAGDAEPRLSGVRIVRPGKNGLIVEAGGAGLFEDCDIAGPGFPAVHLGAGATPVLRRIRVHDAGEDLSADPGADPVVEDCVSVRVKSPLWPAASLPGVMASGPSGAPEVKGSGEGSGESEPAAETEESLDSLLGELDELIGLARVKQDVASLVKLMRMVQRRSAAGLAAPPLSRHLVFAGNPGTGKTTVARLYGRILAAVGLLERGHLVEADRSALVGEYVGHTGPKTQRVFQEAMGGVLFIDEAYSLAPVGGSAGNDFAQEAVATLVKLMEDHRDSVVVIVAGYPAEMEHFIDSNPGLASRFNRTLLFEDYDTAELVRIVEQHAASHQYDLTDAARAMLDTYFAHVPRDGRFGNGRSARQAFQAMTERQAYRVAEIDEPTEDDLVTLSELDLPELDTQPAT